The region TCCTGCTGCTAAAGCTGGTGCAGCCGCGGCTCCTTCAGCTGCAAAAATTCTTGCAGAGAAAAATATCGACGCTGGTCAAGTTGCAGGCTCTGGACGTGATGGTCGCATCACTAAAGGTGATGCTTTAAATGCTTCTGCAAGCAGCACAAAGTCTGCGACACTGCCAAGCGCACCAATTCCAACTGGCGATCGCCCAGAAGAGCGCGTTCCAATGAGCCGCTTGCGCGCACGTATTGCTGAGCGTTTGCTTGAGTCACAAGCTAACAACGCTATTTTGACTACATTCAATGAAGTCAATATGGGCCCAGTTATTGCCTTACGTAACAAATACAAAGATCAGTTTGAAAAGACTCATGGCGTGAAGTTAGGCTTTATGTCTTTCTTCGTTAAAGCAGCCACACACGCTTTGAAGAAATATCCACTTTTGAATGCGTCTGTAGATGGTAATGACATTGTTTACCACGGTTACTTTGATATTGGTATCGCCGTTAGCTCACCACGCGGCTTGGTAGTTCCAATCTTGCGCGATGTTGACCAAATGAATTTGGCTGATATTGAGAAGAAGATTGCTGAGTTCGGTACGAAAGCTCGCGAAGGTAAGCTGTCAATTGAAGAGTTAACTGGCGGCACATTCTCCATCTCTAACGGTGGCGTATTTGGCTCCATGCTGTCCACACCAATTATTAATCCTCCGCAATCAGCGATCTTGGGCATCCATGCCACTAAAGATCGTGCAGTAGTTGAAAACGGTCAAGTAGTTGTTCGCCCAATTAACTATTTAGCTCTGTCATATGATCACCGCATCATTGATGGCCGCGAAGCTGTGCTTGGTTTAGTTGCTATGAAGGATGCCTTAGAAGATCCTTCACGTCTCCTCCTTGATTTGTAAAAAGGGAAGATCATGAGCCAAGCTTTTGATGTAGTTGTAATTGGTGGTGGCCCCGGTGGCTACATCGCCGCCATTCGTGCAGCGCAACTCGGTTTCAAAGTTGCCTGTGCTGAATCTAGCTCTTTTGATGATCCTAAGGGTGAGGTACGTTTGGGCGGTACTTGTTTAAACGTAGGCTGTATACCTTCTAAGGCATTGTTGGCATCTTCTGAAGAATTCGAGAAGATTAGTCATCATGCTACCGATCATGGAATCAAAGTAGGTGCTGTAAGTATCGACTCCAAAAAGATGATTGCCCGTAAGGATGACATCGTCACCAAAATGACGGGTGGGATTCAATATTTGTTCCGTAAGAACAAGATCACTTTGTTAAAAGGTCACGCCTCATTTGAAGGTAAGGGCGCTGATGGTTATCAAATCAAGATTGATGGCAAAGATACAGAAACCGTTACGGCAAAGAATGTCATTATTGCGACTGGCTCTAAAGCACGTCACCTCCCCGGTATTACTGTTGACAATGTATTGATCTGCGATAACGAAGGTGCACTCAAATTTGATTCTGCTCCTAAGAAGTTAGGTGTAATTGGTGCTGGCGTGATTGGTCTGGAGTTAGGTTCTGTATGGCGCCGTCTCGGTGCTGAAGTGACTGTGCTTGAAGCAATGCCTTCATTTTTAGGCGCTTGCGATATCAGCATTGCAAAAGAAGCACAAAAGCTGTTTGCTAAGCAGGGTTTGAGTATTCATACTGGCGTCAAAATCGGTGATGTAAAAGCGGACAAGAAGGGTGTAGTTGTCAATTACACCGATAGCTCTGGAAAAGCTGCCAAACTCGAGTGTGAACGCTTAATCGTATCTGTTGGTCGTGTTCCAAATACAGATAAATTGGGTTTAGATAAGATTGGCCTCAAAGTGGATGAGCGTGGCTTTATCCCGATTGATGACCATACTTGTGCAACTGCTGCGCCTGGTGTTTATGCCGTTGGTGACGTAGTGCGTGGCCCTATGTTGGCGCATAAAGCAGAAGATGAAGGCGTCTTGGTTGCTGAAGTGATTGCCGGTCAAAAACCACACATCGATTACAACTGCATTCCTTGGGTTATTTACACAGATCCTGAAATTGCATGGGTTGGCAAAACCGAACAAGCACTCAAAGAAGCCGGCATTGCTTATAAAGCAGGTCAATTCCCATTCGCGGCTAATGGCCGCGCATTGGGCATGGGTCGTGCTGATGGTTTCATCAAGGTTTTGGCGGATGCCAAGACTGATGAGATTCTCGGTGTTCATATCATTGGGGCAAATGCTTCAGATTTAATTGCTGAAGCAGCAGTTGCGATGGAATTTAAAGCGGCAGCAGAAGATATTGCTCGTATCTGTCATGCACATCCAAGTTTGTCAGAGGTGATGCGTGAAGCAGCATTGGCGACAGATTCACGTGCATTAAATATGTAATTGAAAACCATTGAGTTTTACCAACAAGAGTTAAAAGCGCGCGGGTATCAAAGTGATCCCGCGCAGCTTCGTGCTGTAGAGCGTTTACAGCAGTGCGAAGACGAATGGATCGCTTACAAAGAAATCCGCAGCAATACCCTAAAGAAAAAGATTTTTAAACCAACGCTTCCCCGAGGGCTATATCTGTGGGGTGGTGTGGGACGTGGTAAATCTTTCTTAATGGACTGCTTTTATGCTGCTTCACCATTAGAAAAGAAAATCCGTATTCATTTCCATGAGTTCATGCGGGAAGTGCATCGTGAATTGCATGAGCTCTCAGGATTGGCGGATCCACTAGATGAGCTGGCAAAGCGGATATCCAATCGCTATCGCCTCATTTGTTTTGATGAATTTCATATTAACGATATTGCCGATGCAATGATTTTGTACCGTCTACTCAGTGCATTATTTGCTGATCGTGTGCAGTTTGTTATGACTTCCAATTACCGTCCTGACCAGCTCTATCCGAATGGCTTACATCGCGATAGGTTGTTACCAGCCATCAAGCTGCTTGAAGAAAAGCTTGATGTTTTGAATGTAGATGCGGGCAATGATTACCGCCGCGTGCAGATGGCTCAAGTAGAGGCTTATCTCACGCCTGTAAATGCGGAAACTCAAGCAACGCTTGGTGTGATGTTTCAAACCTTGATTGGAAATCAAAATGAGGCGCGCAATCCAGTATTAAATATTGAGTCTCGTGAGTTGCGACCGCTCCACATGGCTGATGG is a window of Polynucleobacter asymbioticus QLW-P1DMWA-1 DNA encoding:
- the zapE gene encoding cell division protein ZapE, whose amino-acid sequence is MKTIEFYQQELKARGYQSDPAQLRAVERLQQCEDEWIAYKEIRSNTLKKKIFKPTLPRGLYLWGGVGRGKSFLMDCFYAASPLEKKIRIHFHEFMREVHRELHELSGLADPLDELAKRISNRYRLICFDEFHINDIADAMILYRLLSALFADRVQFVMTSNYRPDQLYPNGLHRDRLLPAIKLLEEKLDVLNVDAGNDYRRVQMAQVEAYLTPVNAETQATLGVMFQTLIGNQNEARNPVLNIESRELRPLHMADGVVWFDFKTLCCGPRSQNDYLEIANQFHTVILSGVPYMPPRMTNEARRFIWLIDVLYDHKIKLIISAEVPAPDLYTEGQITAEFSRTVSRLIEMQSRDYLDAPRRVIDTSLT
- the odhB gene encoding 2-oxoglutarate dehydrogenase complex dihydrolipoyllysine-residue succinyltransferase, whose amino-acid sequence is MAIFEVKVPQLSESVAEATLLQWKKKVGDAVGQDEILIEIETDKVVLEVPAPSAGVLTEILVGDGGTVVAEQLIGKIDSTAVAAAAPAAIPAKAAAPAAKAGAAAAPSAAKILAEKNIDAGQVAGSGRDGRITKGDALNASASSTKSATLPSAPIPTGDRPEERVPMSRLRARIAERLLESQANNAILTTFNEVNMGPVIALRNKYKDQFEKTHGVKLGFMSFFVKAATHALKKYPLLNASVDGNDIVYHGYFDIGIAVSSPRGLVVPILRDVDQMNLADIEKKIAEFGTKAREGKLSIEELTGGTFSISNGGVFGSMLSTPIINPPQSAILGIHATKDRAVVENGQVVVRPINYLALSYDHRIIDGREAVLGLVAMKDALEDPSRLLLDL
- the lpdA gene encoding dihydrolipoyl dehydrogenase, with the protein product MSQAFDVVVIGGGPGGYIAAIRAAQLGFKVACAESSSFDDPKGEVRLGGTCLNVGCIPSKALLASSEEFEKISHHATDHGIKVGAVSIDSKKMIARKDDIVTKMTGGIQYLFRKNKITLLKGHASFEGKGADGYQIKIDGKDTETVTAKNVIIATGSKARHLPGITVDNVLICDNEGALKFDSAPKKLGVIGAGVIGLELGSVWRRLGAEVTVLEAMPSFLGACDISIAKEAQKLFAKQGLSIHTGVKIGDVKADKKGVVVNYTDSSGKAAKLECERLIVSVGRVPNTDKLGLDKIGLKVDERGFIPIDDHTCATAAPGVYAVGDVVRGPMLAHKAEDEGVLVAEVIAGQKPHIDYNCIPWVIYTDPEIAWVGKTEQALKEAGIAYKAGQFPFAANGRALGMGRADGFIKVLADAKTDEILGVHIIGANASDLIAEAAVAMEFKAAAEDIARICHAHPSLSEVMREAALATDSRALNM